In the genome of Benincasa hispida cultivar B227 unplaced genomic scaffold, ASM972705v1 Contig384, whole genome shotgun sequence, one region contains:
- the LOC120069389 gene encoding uncharacterized protein LOC120069389, with the protein MARASRNGNESSGVGFLKAAFRYLKMAEFEILFVLFFIVAFILFKDLTSRPEYNQILVKKPEGFDMWPFQVM; encoded by the exons ATGGCTCGGGCAAGCAGGAATGGGAACGAATCTTCGGGGGTAGGATTTCTTAAGGCGGCTTTCAGATACTTGAAGATGGCAGAATTTGAGATCCTTTTCGTTCTCTTCTTCATCGTAGCTTTTATTCTCTTCAAAGATCTT ACATCAAGGCCAGAGTACAATCAGATTCTTGTAAAGAAGCCTGAGGGATTTGATATGTGGCCATTCCA GGTGATGTAA
- the LOC120069399 gene encoding uncharacterized protein LOC120069399: protein MGVLSNKISREELKPGDHIYSWRQAYIYAHHGIFIGDGKVIHFTRGGGLEIGSGTVLDRFLVSSSPHSLDNPCPVCGDQSNGDGVICSCLDCFLGGGDLYIFEYGVTHAFFLAKARGGTCTLASSDPSEVVLHRASFLLQNGFGMYHIFKNNCEDFAIYCKTGLLVYTTLSIGRSGQAASFLAATSAIVSSPLRFLTTSCSGLALVGVGMYCASRLVSDIGVRRDVVKIPVEELVARVSSSNAPEEATQTDKEE from the exons ATGGGAGTGCTGTCGAATAAGATTTCGAGGGAGGAATTGAAACCGGGGGATCACATCTATTCTTGGAGGCAGGCCTATATTTATGCTCATCACG GGATTTTTATTGGTGATGGAAAGGTGATCCACTTCACTCGAGGAGGAGGCTTGGAAATCGGCTCAGGAACGGTACTAGATCGATTCCTTGTTAGTTCATCTCCTCATTCTCTAGACAATCCATGTCCTGTATGCGGTGATCAGTCAAATGGTGATGGCGTAATCTGTTCGTGCTTGGATTGTTTTCTTGGTGGTGGCGATCTTTACATCTTTGAATACGGTGTCACGCACGCGTTCTTCCTCGCGAAAGCTCGTGGCGGGACTTGCACTCTTGCTTCTTCTGATCCATCTGAAGTTGTCCTTCATCGTGCTTCTTTCCTCCTCCAAAATGGCTTTGGTATGTACCACATCTTCAAGAACAACTGTGAAGACTTTGCCATCTATTGTAAAACTGGACTGCTTGTTTACACAACCCTTAGCATCGGTAGGAGCGGGCAAGCTGCGTCATTTCTCGCGGCCACTAGTGCAATTGTTTCTTCTCCACTTCGATTTTTAACCACCAGTTGTAGCGGTCTAGCACTTGTGGGTGTGGGTATGTATTGTGCTAGTCGACTTGTTTCTGACATTGGAGTGCGTCGTGATGTTGTTAAAATCCCAGTTGAGGAACTCGTGGCTAGAGTTAGCAGCAGCAATGCTCCAGAGGAAGCAACACAGACGGACAAGGAAGAGTAG